aagttagtcttatccttaaaactcctgatcagatcaaatctccattaagcgtgctctttaagtggatttccataaatagcagatgctctcataaatgcgcgagatttccttgaataaatatgatgttgtaacatgttttccaacatcttgttagtatatttgttttagcaaaattaagccaattcaaatatccaacagaaACAACATATAATAAACTAACTTGATTTGTGGATCAGGGGTAACCTGTTCGATCGAGCATTTATATGGAGGAGATGTGATGATTATCTGTTTCTTACATTCAACACAGGTTAAGAGCAACCAACCGTGTTTTGCAGTCAAGACATGGATTGGGGTTCTAACAGTTGTAACAATTTCATCCTAAACAAATTGAATGGTAAGTAAAAGATGGTGAGAGACTAAGCAAGTACAACAGAAACATATTGACAATTGTAATGAATGTAGACATGGTACACACATCAACACAACTCATAAGTTCATAAAGATGTTTAGGAGGTGTATTATAGGAATAGCGTGATGGAACTGAATACTGAGAAGCTTGAGAGTTTTGCGATGACTGCATATTTCCAGAAATTGCTTATGTTCCAATTAGAGTTGGAATTCCAAAGGTAGCAGGCACACTATAGAATGACATAAAAAGTaagtttaatttaaataaatgtgaCAATATAaaggtattttaaaaaatagagttTGGTGtagatgactattttttttaagtcacATATTTCCTTTAGCTGAGGATCCAATATTAATATACTTCTAGTTCATGcatttaaaatacataaatcaTATTGATCTCGGGGTTCTTTGATTTGAGCATGCTTAATAAGAAAGACCATTGGTCCATCATCAGATTTTGCATTGAAAAAGTCCATGAATCGAGTTTCAAAATCGCCTCACAAAGTACATGGTAAATCATTCATACTACAAAAAACATTGAAAAAAGGAATATGTTTGTTAGATTGAAAAGCCTAAATAAAAATGGCAAAATAGGAAAAtgatgtaaaaataaaatattacacTCTGCATCTCTCAAAGAAAATATTGTAGGTTGTTTTCTTCCTCCAGCACTTTGCTTCAAAGGTTTGATATCGTAAACAACTCCAATAATGTCTAAACAATAAAGCAAATTAAAtgactaatatatatatatatatatatacacacaaaaaaaaatatggaaaaacATATTCATTCTCAAGGTTGACATTGGTGGACTCACCAACAACTAAAAGATCATGGCAATATTTGCCGGCCATGATTTCAGGAAATGGCTTGAAATGAAGCTTGTAATGAGGGATATCAGGCATGGATAACAGAGTGATTTTTGAACCTCCAGTCCCTCAAACGAAGACTAACTTAAAAGGATGGACACATGACATCACATAAAAGTCGTTTTTGTGAACTTTGAAATTTTTCATGACATATGTTTTCGCCTTCTTAAAGACGTCTTCCACATCGGGCAAATTTCAGAGGGCAAACGTATATGAATCTAGTCACCCTTGATACGCAGAACAATGTATTACATCATGGTTGACAAATAGATAAAATAGTTATGTTTTGAAGCATATATGAAACTTATTATACCTGTTTGTCCAATATTAGAAAGTCAAGATGCTATTTTCCACCATTAGTTACTCTCCAAATATCTTCAAGTCTCACAACAAGTTTCCATAGCTCCTTTGAATCATTGACAGATTTACTGTCATCAAGAGCCCTTGACATTGTCGGTTCTACATTTGAACAATctaagaaagtttttttttttgacaggccaatctaagaaagttttaaaataatagtaGAAAATCAAGTAGAGAAAGGTGAAAAGGTCATTTTGAAGGGGAAAAGTCATAAAGTATGAACAAagtatcaacaaaaaaaaaaaaatagcaacaaaaaagGGAAAAATTCATTTTGGTGATATgaacaaaaaacctaaaaataacaacaaaaagaaaaagataaggatgtaataaacttaaaatagcaaaaaaaaaaaaagagaaaaaaaaaagaatgtaacaataatttttgtttctgcAAAACTTCAGCATAAGAACAATAGatgaaatagaaacaaaaaaaaacagaaataaaaGATGTAAACTTTAAGTAGCAAAAAAACAAGGCAAAAGCTAACATGCCAAGGGCACATGTTTGCAatgataattttatattttgaaaataattgtcAAGATAAATTGAACAATGTCTTACACTCtagtatttgtttttatatatatattaataaaaaataacggTCAAGTAGATTTatataaggagaatgttaacatgtgcatatatggcacatgttaaggtagtaaaaatagaaattatatgCACATGTTCCTACTTTTAAATTGCAGAAACTTGTATCTTCTAGAAGACTAGAACGTTTTTAAGAACAAGAAAGAAGTGTGTTGTGGATTCTGTTCTGAGTGCCTTTCTGTTTTCTGTGACATCAGTGATCAGTTATATAGCCTAACTGCTTCTTTTCCTTGCAGATATGATGAATGAATAATgaataagaatattaatttttgGCATTCATTGCATACATTGCGCACAAGACAACAAAACAGCACTTAAAATCTTatggagaaaaagaaaaaaccactAACCAATCTTACTTAGCTATAGGACAATGTTTATATACATACTATTGAGCTCTTTCAAATGATTCACAAGAACATCTATTTCTTGCTCGTGATTCTCATCAAGCAAAGTTTTGGCCCTTCTAATTGCAGCATCGATGTTCTTGCTCTCTTGTGTGCAGATCTTCAACTTAACATTCTGTTTCTTTAAAGCAGTTTCTATTTTGTAAATGCAATCATCCAATTTATTCCTAACTTCAGCCATCTGCAAGAATTTCTTATCCTCATCACGATATTTCTCGGCTTCTTTAATCAATTTCTTAATTTCTTCTGTAGATAACCGTTCACTGTAATTGGTTATTAAAACTTCATTCATAATACCAGTGGATACTTCCTTGGCAGAAACTGTCaaaacaccattttcatcaattgaAAAACTTACACAAATAGGATGGCCACGAGGTGCAGGTGGAATCCCACAGAGCCTAAAATAACCAAGCAGATTGTTGTGACTAGCTCTAGTTCTCTCGCCCTCATAAACATTTATCAAGCTTGAGTATTGGTTATCGATAACTGTTTTACAACCTGATGAATTCTTGACAGGTATAGGAGTATTCCTTGGAATCACTACAGTCATGCGATCTTGTGTTTTCTCATAACCTAAAGATAATGGTGTAACATCTACCAATACCAATTTTGGAAAATTCTTAACACCACCACTCAACAAAGCAGCCTGCACAGCTGCACCAAAAGCAACAGCCTCATCAGGGTTGATGCTCTTGCACAGATCCTTTCCATTAAAAAAGTCCTCTAATAGCTGCTGCACTTTGGGAATCCTAGAAGACCCACCAACAAGGACAACATCATCTACACTACTCTTGTCCATCTTAGAGTCATTAAGGCAACTCTCAACAGTTTCCATACATTCATTGAAAAGATCCATATTGATTTCCTCAAACTTTGCACGAGTGATCGATGAAGAGAAGTCAATGCCCTCAAATAAAGCATCTACCTCAATAGTGGTGTCAACAGAAAAAGAGAGTGTTCTTTTTGCCCTTTCACACTGGGTTCTCAATCTCCTCAAGGCTCTTGGGTTCCCACTAATGTCCACTCTTTTCTTCC
This genomic interval from Trifolium pratense cultivar HEN17-A07 linkage group LG6, ARS_RC_1.1, whole genome shotgun sequence contains the following:
- the LOC123892741 gene encoding heat shock cognate 70 kDa protein-like: MAKKYEGHAVGIDLGTTYSCVAVWQEQHNRVEIIHNEQGNKTTPSCVAFTDKQRLIGEAAKNQAATNPQNTIFDAKRLIGRKFSDEVVQKDMKLWPFKVVADENNKPLVAVAYKGREKCLCAEEISSMILTKMREIAEAYLESSVNNAVITVPAYFNDSQRKATIDAGAIAGLNVMRIMSEPTAAAVAYGLDKRTNCAGERNIFVFDLGGGTFDVSLVTIKDKVFQVKATAGNTHLGGEDFDNRMLNYFVEQFKRKKRVDISGNPRALRRLRTQCERAKRTLSFSVDTTIEVDALFEGIDFSSSITRAKFEEINMDLFNECMETVESCLNDSKMDKSSVDDVVLVGGSSRIPKVQQLLEDFFNGKDLCKSINPDEAVAFGAAVQAALLSGGVKNFPKLVLVDVTPLSLGYEKTQDRMTVVIPRNTPIPVKNSSGCKTVIDNQYSSLINVYEGERTRASHNNLLGYFRLCGIPPAPRGHPICVSFSIDENGVLTVSAKEVSTGIMNEVLITNYSERLSTEEIKKLIKEAEKYRDEDKKFLQMAEVRNKLDDCIYKIETALKKQNVKLKICTQESKNIDAAIRRAKTLLDENHEQEIDVLVNHLKELNSMYINIVL